A single genomic interval of uncultured Desulfobacter sp. harbors:
- a CDS encoding lipocalin-like domain-containing protein: MNRRKTYHFFLMFFSGLTLASLMLTGCDSSESPERINIAQALSSGSDLGCYSIAQSPANIRLPEDSGAHETFQTEWWYYTGNLKTKNNRLFGFQLTFFRQALSCKPVKKGSKWRTRQLYFAHLGLTDVSNAQFYSMHRMNRESIGIAGSQAAPFKVWVDDWKVIQADETMRLSAFENPVALDLLFSHFSQPVFQGNQGLSRKGPNPSNSSYYYSIPRIKTRGEITIGTQDFEVEGFTWFDHEWSTSALSKNVSGWDWFSAHLDDGRDLMVCRIRNKKGEANGFGFGSLSFSDGSYEILKEQDFTIHTLSKWESPVTKKKYPHKWLITLPEKGIELSVTPLVPNQEHTHSFTYWEGAARFKGDEIQGLGYIELTGY, translated from the coding sequence ATGAACAGACGCAAAACATACCATTTTTTTCTTATGTTTTTCAGCGGACTGACACTGGCCTCGTTGATGCTAACCGGATGCGACAGTTCGGAATCACCTGAAAGGATCAACATTGCCCAAGCCTTGTCATCCGGTTCGGATTTGGGATGCTACAGTATTGCACAAAGCCCGGCAAACATAAGACTGCCGGAAGACAGCGGTGCCCATGAAACGTTTCAGACCGAATGGTGGTACTATACAGGAAATCTGAAAACCAAAAACAACCGGCTGTTTGGTTTTCAGCTCACTTTTTTTCGACAGGCACTTTCCTGTAAACCGGTAAAAAAGGGGTCAAAATGGCGGACCCGACAGCTTTATTTCGCTCATCTGGGGTTAACAGATGTCAGCAATGCCCAATTTTATTCCATGCACCGGATGAACCGTGAAAGCATTGGGATTGCCGGAAGCCAAGCCGCTCCGTTTAAAGTCTGGGTTGATGACTGGAAAGTAATCCAGGCAGATGAGACCATGCGGTTATCCGCTTTCGAAAATCCGGTGGCGCTTGATCTTCTTTTCAGTCATTTTTCTCAACCCGTTTTCCAGGGAAATCAGGGCTTGAGCCGAAAAGGGCCGAATCCTTCCAATAGCTCTTATTATTATTCCATTCCCCGTATCAAAACCCGGGGAGAGATTACGATCGGAACCCAAGACTTTGAAGTCGAAGGGTTTACGTGGTTTGATCATGAATGGAGTACGTCGGCTCTGAGCAAAAATGTTTCCGGCTGGGACTGGTTCTCTGCTCATCTGGATGACGGCCGGGATCTCATGGTTTGCCGGATTCGGAACAAAAAAGGGGAAGCAAACGGGTTTGGATTCGGTAGTCTCTCGTTTTCGGACGGCAGTTATGAAATCCTCAAAGAACAGGATTTTACCATTCATACGTTAAGCAAATGGGAAAGTCCCGTTACGAAAAAAAAATATCCCCATAAATGGCTGATAACCCTTCCTGAAAAGGGAATCGAGCTATCTGTCACGCCCCTGGTTCCCAACCAGGAACACACCCATTCATTTACATACTGGGAAGGGGCCGCTCGTTTCAAGGGAGATGAAATCCAGGGGCTGGGATATATTGAATTAACCGGATATTGA
- a CDS encoding aldo/keto reductase has protein sequence MIKLAESNSFQNSKKQITRVGLGGEGILRTTGQKNLAHAVINEAYEQGIAYFDTARVYLDSELYYGNYWGKNPNHRETIFHTSKSAERTREGAMEELAETLIRLNTSYLDLWQIHDVRDERDLDLISRKGGALEAFIKAKELGLVKHIGVTGHHDPEILTQAVENWPVDAVLMPVNPVEEIIGGFLTQTLESAKRKGIAVIGMKVLGGKHYIAKNSGITAGLLTRFALSYDITTAIVGCSNPDEVKELADAGRVQSVLSDAEKKEIIKLFSPQAKKLAFYRGKII, from the coding sequence ATGATAAAACTTGCCGAATCAAATTCTTTTCAGAATTCTAAAAAACAGATCACCCGGGTCGGTTTGGGTGGAGAGGGTATCCTTCGGACAACCGGACAAAAAAATCTGGCACATGCCGTTATTAATGAAGCTTATGAACAGGGTATTGCCTATTTTGATACAGCACGGGTATATCTGGACAGTGAACTCTATTACGGCAATTACTGGGGAAAAAACCCGAACCATCGAGAAACCATCTTTCATACCAGCAAGTCTGCAGAGCGAACCCGAGAAGGGGCAATGGAAGAACTTGCAGAGACTTTGATCCGGCTGAATACGTCATATCTTGACCTGTGGCAGATTCATGATGTCAGAGATGAGAGGGATCTTGACTTGATTTCCCGAAAAGGCGGCGCATTAGAAGCTTTTATAAAAGCTAAGGAATTGGGACTTGTAAAACATATTGGCGTTACAGGGCATCATGATCCTGAGATATTAACACAGGCTGTAGAGAACTGGCCTGTAGATGCGGTCCTGATGCCTGTGAACCCGGTGGAGGAAATCATTGGTGGTTTTTTAACCCAAACGCTTGAATCTGCAAAAAGAAAAGGTATTGCCGTTATCGGGATGAAAGTGTTAGGCGGCAAACACTATATTGCAAAAAATTCCGGTATTACAGCAGGATTACTGACCCGCTTTGCTCTTTCGTATGATATCACAACCGCCATTGTGGGATGCAGTAATCCTGATGAAGTAAAGGAACTGGCTGATGCAGGCCGGGTTCAAAGTGTATTATCGGATGCTGAAAAAAAAGAAATCATTAAACTGTTTTCACCCCAGGCAAAAAAGCTGGCATTCTACAGAGGAAAAATTATTTAA
- a CDS encoding arylsulfatase, translated as MRYSIFKVICIAVTMLAGSITTAPGQEKLDRTVLPIQEPERPTYSELDVRNVEAPPLFEVKAPKNAPNVVIVLIDDIGFGGPSTFGGPIQTPTLDKLATAGISYNNFHTTALCSPTRNALKTGRNHHTTNTGSIMESSTGFPGNTGKVPNSVAPLAEMLRLNGYSTGAFGKWHETAAWETSVSGPFDRWPTHQGFDKFYGFIGGETDQWYPLIYDGVTRVTPPKVDGYHFTTDMTNEAIGWVKAQQSMTPDKPFFMYFATGAVHAPHHVPKEWIEKYKGKFDAGWDDVREKTMARQKKKGLVPANTKLPPKPEDIKDWDALTADEKRLFTRQAEVFAGFLEQTDHEIGRLITAIKDIGELDNTLIFYIAGDNGTSAEGGFVGMYNEMTYFNNVKEKVEDLLPLIDEWGGPQTFPHMAAGWAVAFDSPFTWTKQVCSDFGGTRNGMVVHWPNGIKEKGGLRTQFGHVIDIAPTILEATGLPEPQSVNGTPQTPIEGTSLLYSFNDAAAKEQHTTQYFEMFGNRAVYHNGWFARAIHRAPWQVINMPPLESDTWDLYNVREDFSLSNNLADKYPEKVVEMEALFMSEAEKYHALPIDDRVIERMNAAIAGRPDIMAGRMSLTLYQGMDGMLENSFINVKNRSKKITAEIEIPKGGANGVIITQGGRFGGWSLYMKDGKPIYTYNFLGLERYTVASADAIPAGAATVMLDFVYDGGGAGKGGKATLSVDGKNVAEGRIEKTQPLIFSADETADVGLDNQTPVAEDIGIGRDETFFTGNIHKVTIEVKDVK; from the coding sequence ATGAGATATTCAATCTTCAAAGTTATCTGTATTGCCGTGACAATGCTGGCAGGTTCGATCACGACGGCCCCAGGACAGGAAAAACTTGATCGTACGGTTTTACCGATTCAGGAGCCGGAGCGGCCAACTTACAGCGAACTTGATGTGCGTAACGTCGAAGCGCCGCCGCTGTTCGAGGTTAAGGCGCCCAAAAATGCCCCCAATGTCGTAATTGTGCTGATCGACGATATAGGCTTCGGCGGACCCAGCACCTTCGGTGGCCCGATCCAGACGCCGACGCTCGACAAGCTCGCCACCGCCGGAATTTCCTATAATAACTTTCACACCACAGCACTCTGCTCGCCGACGCGGAATGCTCTCAAGACAGGCCGCAACCATCACACCACGAATACCGGGTCAATCATGGAATCCTCGACGGGATTCCCCGGGAATACAGGCAAGGTTCCGAATAGCGTTGCGCCGTTGGCAGAAATGCTTCGCCTCAATGGCTACAGCACCGGCGCATTCGGCAAATGGCATGAAACCGCTGCATGGGAGACCAGCGTCTCCGGTCCCTTCGACCGCTGGCCCACCCATCAGGGTTTTGATAAGTTCTACGGTTTCATCGGAGGAGAGACAGATCAGTGGTATCCACTGATTTACGATGGTGTCACCAGGGTCACACCGCCGAAGGTCGACGGTTATCACTTCACCACTGACATGACCAATGAGGCGATCGGCTGGGTAAAAGCGCAACAGTCCATGACACCCGATAAGCCTTTCTTCATGTACTTTGCAACTGGTGCGGTTCATGCGCCACATCATGTCCCCAAGGAGTGGATCGAAAAGTACAAGGGCAAGTTTGACGCCGGTTGGGATGACGTTCGAGAGAAAACAATGGCACGGCAGAAAAAGAAAGGGCTGGTTCCTGCGAACACTAAACTGCCACCGAAGCCCGAGGACATTAAGGACTGGGATGCCCTGACCGCTGACGAAAAGCGTCTGTTTACCCGCCAGGCAGAGGTATTCGCAGGATTTTTGGAGCAAACGGACCATGAGATCGGTCGACTCATCACCGCAATCAAGGACATTGGTGAATTGGACAACACACTGATTTTCTACATCGCCGGTGACAACGGTACGAGTGCCGAGGGCGGCTTTGTCGGAATGTACAACGAAATGACCTATTTTAACAATGTAAAGGAGAAGGTCGAGGATCTTCTTCCGCTGATCGACGAATGGGGTGGTCCGCAGACGTTCCCGCACATGGCAGCGGGTTGGGCAGTTGCCTTTGATTCACCCTTCACGTGGACGAAGCAGGTATGTTCGGATTTTGGTGGCACCCGCAACGGAATGGTTGTCCACTGGCCCAACGGTATCAAGGAGAAGGGCGGATTACGCACCCAGTTTGGCCACGTCATTGATATCGCACCTACCATTCTTGAAGCGACTGGTCTTCCCGAACCCCAAAGCGTTAACGGCACTCCTCAGACGCCCATTGAAGGAACGAGCCTCCTGTACTCGTTCAATGATGCTGCAGCCAAAGAACAGCATACAACCCAGTACTTCGAGATGTTCGGCAACCGTGCTGTCTATCACAATGGCTGGTTCGCACGGGCAATTCACCGGGCGCCCTGGCAGGTCATCAATATGCCACCCCTGGAATCAGATACCTGGGATTTGTACAATGTTCGCGAGGACTTCAGTCTTAGCAACAACCTGGCTGACAAATACCCGGAAAAAGTTGTTGAGATGGAGGCGCTGTTCATGAGTGAAGCTGAAAAATATCACGCCCTGCCGATTGACGACCGGGTAATCGAGCGGATGAATGCTGCTATTGCAGGGCGTCCGGATATTATGGCCGGTCGAATGTCTCTTACGCTCTACCAAGGGATGGATGGAATGCTGGAAAACTCCTTCATCAATGTGAAGAATCGCTCTAAGAAAATCACGGCTGAGATTGAGATTCCCAAAGGCGGCGCAAACGGTGTTATTATCACCCAAGGTGGCCGATTTGGAGGATGGTCGCTATATATGAAAGACGGCAAGCCAATCTACACCTATAATTTTCTCGGGCTCGAGCGATATACCGTCGCATCGGCTGATGCAATTCCTGCTGGGGCTGCGACGGTTATGCTGGATTTTGTCTACGATGGCGGGGGCGCTGGGAAAGGTGGCAAGGCGACTCTCTCAGTCGATGGAAAAAACGTCGCCGAGGGTCGGATCGAGAAGACCCAGCCTTTAATTTTTTCCGCCGATGAAACGGCCGATGTTGGTCTTGACAACCAGACCCCAGTTGCCGAAGACATCGGCATCGGCCGCGATGAGACTTTTTTCACTGGAAATATTCACAAAGTCACCATTGAGGTGAAGGACGTGAAGTAG
- a CDS encoding phospholipase D-like domain-containing protein, producing MRHLNEIIALSRLNSIKLTMALLLALFASGCATVSFDQPKPYSQAISDFEGTLLDNYASFKVKKHDGLSGFYPLGKGLDALGMRLRLAETAEKSLDLQYFLMKNDTAGAVMANALLKAADRGVRVRFLLDDIFTTVPDHSFLLINQHPNIEIRIFNPIARSGLYTLNFIDGSQPLYSASARVLADSPDKLINQVNETHMRLITDLADITRQAEKEAVFISPYYIPKENGVRFVRELVDKGVRVVVLTNSLASTNHVPVHAAYARYRKDVIDAGAELYEIRANAAQSLLYDEDGPEHLTLHTKAVLIDSKKIFVGSLNLDPRSIELNAEIS from the coding sequence ATGAGACACCTGAATGAGATAATTGCATTGTCGCGTTTGAATAGTATTAAACTAACGATGGCGCTTTTATTGGCGCTTTTTGCATCCGGTTGCGCGACGGTATCCTTTGATCAACCCAAACCCTACAGCCAGGCAATCAGCGATTTTGAAGGCACACTCCTGGACAATTACGCATCCTTTAAGGTCAAAAAGCATGACGGGTTATCCGGCTTCTACCCTCTGGGAAAGGGCTTGGATGCGCTGGGCATGCGGTTACGCTTGGCGGAAACCGCTGAAAAGAGCCTGGACCTGCAATATTTTTTAATGAAAAACGACACCGCCGGCGCTGTGATGGCCAATGCCCTGCTCAAGGCGGCCGACCGGGGCGTGCGGGTTCGTTTCCTTTTGGACGATATTTTTACTACAGTGCCGGATCACAGCTTTCTGTTGATCAATCAGCACCCCAATATCGAAATACGCATTTTCAATCCCATTGCCCGTAGCGGCTTATACACCTTAAATTTCATTGATGGGAGTCAGCCGTTGTATTCAGCTTCGGCCAGGGTACTTGCCGACAGTCCTGACAAGCTGATAAACCAAGTCAATGAAACCCACATGCGTCTGATCACAGATCTGGCAGATATCACGCGTCAAGCAGAGAAAGAAGCCGTATTTATTTCCCCGTATTACATTCCCAAGGAGAATGGTGTGCGCTTTGTCCGAGAGCTTGTTGATAAAGGCGTGCGCGTGGTTGTCCTGACCAACTCTCTGGCTTCAACCAATCATGTGCCGGTGCATGCCGCTTATGCGCGCTACCGAAAGGATGTTATCGATGCCGGTGCCGAACTGTACGAGATCCGTGCCAACGCCGCTCAATCGTTGCTGTACGACGAGGACGGTCCGGAACACCTGACGCTGCACACCAAAGCAGTGTTGATCGACAGCAAAAAGATATTTGTAGGTTCGTTAAACCTTGACCCGCGTTCCATCGAATTAAATGCTGAAATATCGTAA
- a CDS encoding DUF2860 family protein translates to MKFNLRPRFQAKSFAALISIVLITGLPLTGLAQGKIDKFQPGFSGYIQPMIGVTYSKSISDVSDDTKQIDSLDQDADSETDFFPLVLWEMGYTLQNKTTHFFAGTPEENVVEGTFYLETGIQQKLSGGTILSASWIPRLPILDNEVWKDPFLLGSDRKETDRKSQAFKVSAESIGGSPVSLKYGFGQQDIDTEQSGLYLFQQPGSTLTSSDLKLLQRDAIFHRLEALYAISLGRGAKIQPGVAYIRGDADGDANSFNHFQGKVSFVLPRDPWLFFGNIAINWAEYDETNPIFNKTRDDVTYGMTIGLTYAAPFGWENFMASAFTSYKKQNSNIKFYDSTRMIVALGLAWQF, encoded by the coding sequence ATGAAATTTAACTTAAGACCGAGGTTTCAAGCTAAAAGTTTCGCAGCTTTGATCAGTATTGTGCTTATAACCGGTTTGCCGTTAACGGGTCTGGCCCAAGGAAAAATAGACAAATTTCAGCCTGGATTCAGCGGTTATATCCAGCCGATGATCGGGGTGACGTATTCAAAATCCATCTCTGATGTCAGTGATGACACCAAGCAAATAGACTCCCTGGATCAGGACGCCGACTCTGAAACGGATTTTTTTCCTCTCGTTTTATGGGAAATGGGATATACTCTTCAAAACAAAACCACTCATTTTTTTGCGGGAACCCCGGAGGAGAACGTTGTGGAAGGGACATTTTATTTGGAAACCGGCATCCAACAAAAATTGTCCGGCGGCACCATTTTGTCTGCCTCCTGGATACCCAGACTGCCCATTCTGGACAACGAAGTATGGAAAGATCCTTTTTTGCTGGGCAGTGATAGAAAGGAAACAGATAGGAAATCCCAGGCGTTCAAAGTTTCGGCAGAATCCATCGGGGGAAGTCCTGTTAGCCTAAAATATGGATTCGGCCAACAAGACATTGATACCGAACAATCCGGACTTTATCTTTTTCAGCAGCCCGGTTCAACCCTTACGTCCTCGGATCTTAAGTTATTACAAAGGGATGCAATCTTTCACCGGTTGGAAGCCCTGTATGCGATTTCCCTTGGCCGCGGTGCTAAGATACAGCCGGGAGTTGCCTACATAAGAGGTGATGCGGATGGTGATGCCAATAGTTTTAATCACTTCCAAGGCAAAGTTTCTTTTGTATTGCCCCGGGACCCGTGGTTGTTTTTTGGGAATATAGCCATAAATTGGGCCGAATATGACGAAACCAATCCCATATTTAATAAAACCCGGGATGATGTGACGTATGGTATGACTATAGGTCTTACCTATGCGGCACCTTTTGGCTGGGAAAATTTCATGGCCTCTGCATTTACATCCTATAAAAAACAGAATTCAAATATCAAATTTTACGATTCAACAAGAATGATTGTTGCGCTTGGTTTGGCCTGGCAGTTTTAG
- a CDS encoding aldehyde dehydrogenase → MITEREITEIVSKQYEFFDTSVTHSYEFRINELQKLKKKIKKFENQFTAALKKNLGKSVFESYATEVGFILHDLTNTIKDLKKWMKPKKVKTPLLVQPASSQIHYTPLGVNLIISPFNYPVELTFAPLISAIAAGNTAVIKTSELVPDVSEVIERLINETFKKEYIAYIPGEIPETTQLLKQKFDHIFFTGSPQVGSIVMKAASKHLTPVTLELGGKSPCIVHSDANLKVAINRILFGKFINAGQTCIAPDYVLVHESIKQKFFDTIKQRLIELYGEDASLSPDFGRIVNERHFDRLINLLDQKKVIVGGKCSKPDRYIAPTIMENVTLDDNIMKEEIFGPILPVIEYSNFDEIYNTIAKLPQSPLACYIFSESKTVQNELVSKIQFGGGCINHCIQHIVNHHLPFGGVGESGMGSYHGFNGFECFSHKKSVLKASTWIDLPFIYPPYEKKLKLIRKILK, encoded by the coding sequence ATGATAACTGAACGAGAAATAACAGAAATTGTCAGCAAGCAATACGAATTCTTTGATACATCTGTTACCCATTCTTATGAATTTAGAATCAATGAACTGCAAAAGCTAAAAAAGAAAATTAAAAAATTTGAGAATCAATTTACTGCTGCACTCAAAAAAAATCTGGGGAAATCCGTATTTGAGTCATATGCTACTGAAGTTGGCTTTATTTTGCATGATCTGACCAATACGATTAAGGATTTAAAAAAATGGATGAAACCTAAAAAGGTGAAAACCCCATTATTGGTTCAACCTGCATCAAGCCAAATTCACTACACGCCACTCGGGGTAAATTTGATCATCTCTCCTTTCAACTATCCAGTTGAGTTAACGTTTGCCCCATTGATCAGCGCCATTGCTGCAGGAAACACCGCAGTAATAAAGACATCTGAATTAGTCCCTGATGTTAGCGAGGTTATTGAAAGACTTATCAATGAAACGTTTAAGAAGGAATATATTGCTTACATACCCGGTGAGATACCTGAGACCACACAATTGTTAAAGCAAAAGTTTGATCATATTTTTTTTACTGGAAGTCCCCAGGTAGGCTCAATCGTAATGAAAGCCGCATCCAAACATTTAACGCCTGTAACGCTGGAATTAGGCGGAAAAAGCCCTTGCATTGTTCATTCCGATGCAAATTTGAAGGTTGCAATTAATCGTATACTTTTCGGAAAATTCATTAATGCGGGACAAACCTGTATTGCCCCGGATTATGTTCTCGTTCACGAGAGTATCAAACAAAAATTTTTTGATACGATAAAACAACGCCTTATAGAATTGTATGGAGAAGATGCGTCATTGTCACCAGACTTTGGACGAATCGTTAATGAACGACATTTTGACAGGCTTATAAACCTGCTTGACCAGAAAAAAGTAATCGTTGGAGGAAAGTGCAGCAAACCCGATAGATACATTGCACCGACAATTATGGAAAATGTTACCCTGGATGACAACATTATGAAAGAAGAAATATTTGGGCCAATATTACCTGTAATTGAATATAGTAATTTTGATGAAATCTATAATACTATTGCTAAGCTTCCACAATCTCCACTTGCCTGCTATATTTTCAGCGAGAGTAAAACTGTACAAAATGAACTTGTTTCAAAAATTCAATTTGGAGGCGGGTGCATTAATCACTGTATTCAACACATAGTCAATCATCATTTGCCATTTGGAGGGGTTGGGGAAAGTGGCATGGGAAGTTACCATGGCTTTAATGGATTTGAATGCTTTTCACACAAGAAAAGCGTTTTAAAGGCTTCTACATGGATAGACTTGCCGTTCATATATCCCCCTTATGAAAAAAAACTTAAGTTGATACGGAAAATATTGAAATGA
- a CDS encoding ABC transporter ATP-binding protein, with protein sequence MSDTPIIDIQELSKSFTTKSGDQLLALDDINLAIRPRSFTCIVGPSGCGKSTILRIASGLEKASRGQVLYKGVPVLKPGADIGLVFQEYSLFPWLSVLDNVAAGPEFAGVNKQTRHRDAIDFLNMVNMAEFKDAFPHELSGGMRQRVAIARALANEPDVLFMDEPFGALDAHTRILLQQELLTLWEITHKTVVLVTHSVDEAVFLADEIVIMSSRPGRIQDVLTVDMSRPRTRADKEFGELSDFLLHALSPDRV encoded by the coding sequence ATGAGCGACACCCCCATCATCGACATCCAGGAGCTGTCCAAGTCCTTTACCACAAAATCCGGTGACCAGCTGTTGGCCCTTGACGATATCAATCTCGCCATTCGCCCCCGGTCCTTCACCTGCATCGTGGGGCCCTCAGGATGCGGGAAATCCACCATCCTGCGCATCGCCTCAGGCCTGGAAAAGGCCAGTCGGGGCCAAGTGCTTTATAAAGGCGTCCCGGTGCTAAAGCCCGGTGCCGACATCGGCCTGGTCTTCCAGGAGTACTCTCTTTTCCCTTGGCTGTCGGTTTTAGACAATGTGGCAGCCGGCCCGGAATTTGCGGGGGTGAATAAGCAGACCCGCCACAGAGATGCAATAGACTTTCTCAACATGGTCAACATGGCGGAGTTTAAAGACGCCTTTCCCCACGAACTCTCCGGAGGCATGCGCCAGCGGGTGGCCATTGCCCGTGCTCTGGCCAATGAACCGGACGTCCTGTTCATGGATGAGCCCTTCGGGGCCCTGGATGCCCATACCCGTATCCTGCTCCAGCAAGAGCTGCTCACCCTCTGGGAAATAACCCATAAAACTGTTGTACTGGTCACCCACAGCGTGGATGAAGCCGTCTTCCTGGCTGATGAGATCGTGATCATGTCTTCCCGTCCCGGCCGGATCCAGGATGTACTTACCGTGGACATGTCTCGGCCCAGAACCCGCGCGGACAAGGAATTTGGGGAACTTTCCGATTTCCTTCTCCACGCCCTTTCCCCGGACCGGGTTTGA
- a CDS encoding ABC transporter permease, whose amino-acid sequence MKFFSFAVSLPAPILLALCWIWMAARIQNQVILPPMEQVLYILAHPFEDLISMGSLTSNVLVSLVRVLLGYAVAVAIAIPLGVVMGYYGMVFKAFNGFLNLFRPIPPLAWVPLVMAWFGIASLATMAGVETGQWYIYLNNIKFSMLFIIFVGAFYPILTATIHGVRSVNATLLDSARVLGATQSQIFRKILIPAAMPAIITGMRIGLGIAWMCLVSAEMLPGSLSGIGYMITHAFTLASTDIVIAGMISIGCVGALMDMVFRRVEKQKFSWQRQTNL is encoded by the coding sequence ATGAAATTTTTTTCCTTTGCCGTTTCCCTGCCGGCTCCCATCCTTCTGGCTCTGTGCTGGATATGGATGGCCGCCCGGATCCAAAATCAGGTAATCCTGCCCCCCATGGAGCAGGTGCTGTATATCCTGGCCCATCCCTTTGAAGACTTGATCAGTATGGGGTCCCTCACCAGCAATGTCCTGGTCAGCCTGGTCCGGGTTTTGCTGGGTTATGCCGTGGCCGTGGCCATCGCCATCCCCCTTGGGGTGGTCATGGGGTATTACGGCATGGTCTTTAAGGCCTTTAACGGATTTTTGAACCTGTTCAGGCCTATCCCGCCCCTGGCGTGGGTACCCCTGGTCATGGCCTGGTTCGGCATCGCCAGCCTGGCCACCATGGCCGGGGTGGAAACCGGCCAATGGTACATATATCTGAACAACATCAAGTTCTCCATGCTCTTCATTATCTTTGTGGGGGCCTTTTATCCCATCCTTACCGCCACCATTCACGGGGTCCGCAGCGTGAATGCCACCCTTCTTGATTCCGCCCGGGTCCTGGGGGCTACCCAAAGCCAGATTTTCAGGAAAATTCTGATCCCGGCGGCCATGCCTGCCATTATCACGGGTATGCGCATCGGCCTGGGCATTGCCTGGATGTGTCTGGTCTCGGCAGAGATGCTGCCCGGTTCCCTGTCCGGCATCGGTTACATGATCACCCATGCCTTTACCCTGGCTTCCACAGACATCGTCATCGCCGGCATGATCTCCATCGGCTGCGTCGGCGCCCTTATGGACATGGTTTTCCGCCGCGTTGAGAAGCAGAAATTTTCCTGGCAGAGGCAGACCAACCTATGA
- a CDS encoding ABC transporter substrate-binding protein — MRGYDDVARAIKASATPFKIGYHSPTSAPRVVFEGALHKAGFKISGNPNDVDADILMVDLKSTANLIPALLSRQVDCWVGPAPHPAVAEYKNAGHIGLDSRDLPPKGDWVDFPCCVMGAGDKLIADHPGIIQAMTDLMTDDIL, encoded by the coding sequence ATACGCGGATACGACGATGTGGCCCGTGCTATCAAAGCCTCTGCAACCCCGTTTAAAATCGGCTACCATTCCCCCACCTCCGCACCCAGGGTCGTCTTTGAAGGAGCCCTGCACAAGGCCGGCTTCAAAATTTCCGGTAACCCCAACGACGTAGATGCGGACATCCTCATGGTGGATCTGAAATCCACCGCCAACTTGATTCCGGCCCTTTTAAGCCGCCAGGTGGACTGCTGGGTAGGTCCGGCCCCCCATCCAGCCGTGGCCGAGTACAAGAATGCCGGGCATATCGGCCTGGACTCCCGGGATCTGCCCCCCAAGGGCGACTGGGTTGATTTTCCTTGCTGCGTCATGGGGGCCGGCGACAAACTCATTGCCGACCATCCCGGGATTATCCAGGCCATGACCGACCTAATGACCGATGACATCCTCTGA